A window of Longimicrobiaceae bacterium genomic DNA:
TCCTGCCGAGCATGACCGACGAGCGAAGCGCGTACGACGAGAAGCTGGAGAGCATCCTGCGCACGGCGGCCGGCATCTTCGCGGAGAAGGGCTACCACCAGGCCAGCATCCGCGACATCGCCCGTGCCACCAAGGTCAGCCTCTCGGGGCTGTACTACTACTTCAAGAGCAAGGAAGAGCTGCTCTTCCTCATCCAGGACCACGCGTTCGGCACGCTGGTGGCCAACCTGGAGCGCCTGCTGGAGGGCGTGGAGGAGCCGCACCGCCGCATCCGGCTGCTGATCGAGAACCACCTGCGGTACTTCGTGGCCAACATGGCCGAGATGAAGGTGCTCTCGCACGAGGCCGAGTCGCTCACCGGCGAGTACCGCAGCCGCGTGAACGCCAAGAAGCGGCGCCTCACCGAGATCGCGGTGAGCATCCTGGGCGAGCTGCGGCCCGGCGGCGGCGTGGACACGCGCACTGCCGCGTTCGCCATGTTCGGGATGATGAACTGGATCTACAACTGGTACCGGCCCGAGCGCGACGCGCCGGTGGAGAAGCTGGCCGAGGAGATGAGCCGCATCTTCCTGGAAGGCTTCCTCCCCGACGGCGCCCAAGTGCCCGACGCGGCGAGAGAGACCGCGCCGGGCGAGCAGAACCCATCGATCTGGCGCACCGCGCCCGCCGAAGGCTGAGCGGCGCTTTCGATCACACTTCGCGTTAAACCACCCTCGGAGAACAAGATGGCAGACACGACGCTGGTGCACTACGAGGCCAAGGACGGCATCGCGCTCCTCACGCTCGACGACCCGCCGGCGAACACGTACACGCACGAGATGATGGTGCAGATCGACGCCGCCGTGCTCAAGGC
This region includes:
- a CDS encoding TetR/AcrR family transcriptional regulator, which produces MTDERSAYDEKLESILRTAAGIFAEKGYHQASIRDIARATKVSLSGLYYYFKSKEELLFLIQDHAFGTLVANLERLLEGVEEPHRRIRLLIENHLRYFVANMAEMKVLSHEAESLTGEYRSRVNAKKRRLTEIAVSILGELRPGGGVDTRTAAFAMFGMMNWIYNWYRPERDAPVEKLAEEMSRIFLEGFLPDGAQVPDAARETAPGEQNPSIWRTAPAEG